Proteins encoded in a region of the Panicum hallii strain FIL2 chromosome 3, PHallii_v3.1, whole genome shotgun sequence genome:
- the LOC112886181 gene encoding uncharacterized protein At5g39865-like, translating into MWPSWVKTRSSDSAAASTSTALVAAGASPRLSFPSPSLKDLRTLLAPDPAGAPSAASPSPRVFHRIRVAASALRVLRTLQQPSCPAAPGSACDGELPGPAPGGAGGRVVLYFTSLRVVRRTYEDCRAVRAILRGLRAAVDERDLSMDPRFLPELAALLPQQQRRRVTLPQVFVGGRHLGGAEEVRRLHESGELRRIVAPSPGFPSACARCGGERYVLCGACDGSHKRYSLKGGGGFRACADCNENGLVRCPGCCVPAA; encoded by the coding sequence ATGTGGCCGTCGTGGGTGAAGACGCGCAGCTCCGACTCCGCCGCGGCGTCCACCTCCACCGCGCTAGTCGCCGCCGGCGCGTCCCCGCGCCTCTCCTTCCCCTCCCCGTCCCTCAAGGACCTCCGGACGCTGCTCGCGCCGGACCCCGCCGGGGCCCCGTCCGCCGCCTCCCCGTCGCCGCGCGTCTTCCACCGCATCCGCGTCGCGGCCTCCGCGCTCCGGGTGCTCCGCACGCTCCAGCAGCCCTCGTGCCCGGCCGCGCCCGGCAGCGCCTGCGATGGTGAGCtccccggccccgcccccggcggcgcgggcgggcgggtgGTGCTCTACTTCACCTCGCTCCGCGTGGTCCGCCGCACCTACGAGGACTGCCGCGCCGTGCGGGCCATCCTGCGGGGgctccgcgccgccgtcgacgaGCGGGACCTCTCCATGGACCCCCGCTTCCTCCCCGAGCTCGCGGCGCTCCTcccgcagcagcagcgccgccgcgtgACGCTGCCCCAGGTCTTCGTCGGCGGCCGCCACCTCGGCGGCGCCGAGGAGGTCCGGCGCCTGCACGAGtccggcgagctccgccgcATCGTGGCGCCCTCCCCCGGCTTCCCATCCGCCTGCGCCCGCTGCGGCGGCGAGCGGTACGTGCTGTGCGGCGCCTGCGACGGCAGCCACAAGCGGTACAGCctcaagggcggcggcgggttccGCGCCTGCGCCGACTGCAACGAGAACGGGCTCGTCCGGTGCCCCGGCTGCTGCGTCCCCGCCGCCTGA
- the LOC112887971 gene encoding protein FAR-RED IMPAIRED RESPONSE 1-like, whose protein sequence is MWHIMEKMPEKVSFPTNQDKQFWKDLNECVWGSETGEEFEMRWNAIITSKGLQKNEWLFNRYQIRESWIPAYFMDVPLAGFLRTTSRSESSNSFFNRFIHRKLSFVEFWLRFDTALECQRHEELKADHMSIHSTPLLSTPWPIEKQGSILYTHNVFKKFQNEVISARDHCFVVGIMLQEDVKFVVINDGSMRERVVQWCASDMFGSCSCKLFESIGIPCSHIILTLRGEKLYELPSFFILKRWETKRKRETVFDEEGNILEEKAMDANEVERRKKIATIRNKVEDLIQRAKSSNEGMDLLLSTVMNIETSFIQIVPSTVQAPQQEYETLLVVKFRNKLKFIHQLMFVRREGAKESREQKNCRSHARERILRL, encoded by the exons ATGTGGCACATCATGGAGAAAATGCCTGAGAAAGTTAGCTTTCCAACAAATCAAGATAAACAGttctggaaagatttgaatgaGTGTGTATGGGGTTCAGAAACTGGAGAAGAATTCGAGATGCGGTGGAATGCTATCATAACTAGTAAGGGTCTCCAAAAGAATGAATGGTTGTTTAATAGGTATCAAATTCGGGAGTCTTGGATTCCAGCATATTTTATGGATGTACCTCTTGCAGGATTCCTCAGAACCACCTCAAGATCAGAAAGTTCAAATTCATTCTTCAATCGCTTTATTCATCGAAAATTAAGTTTTGTTGAGTTTTGGCTTAGATTTGATACAGCACTGGAGTGCCAACGGCACGAGGAGTTAAAGGCAGATCACATGAGTATTCATAGCACACCGTTGTTGAGTACCCCATGGCCTATCGAGAAGCAAGGAAGTATATTGTACACACACAATGTGTTCAAAAAATTTCAAAATGAAGTGATATCTGCCAGGGACCATTGCTTCGTTGTAGGCATCATGCTACAAGAGGATGTTAAGTTTGTCGTGATCAATGATGGGTCCATGAGGGAGCGGGTGGTTCAATGGTGTGCATCAGACATGTTTGGAAGTTGCTCATGCAAACTGTTTGAGAGTATAGGAATTCCATGTAGCCATATTATTCTCACTTTGAGAGGTGAAAAGCTTTATGAACTTCCTtcattttttattttaaaaagaTGGGAGACAAAACGCAAGAG AGAGACTGTGTTTGACGAGGAAGGCAATATATTGGAGGAGAAAGCTATGGATGCTAATGAGGTGGAAAGAAGGAAAAAGATAGCAACGATACGAAACAAAGTTGAAGATTTGATTCAAAGAGCAAAGAGTTCAAATGAAGGCATGGATCTCTTACTTTCAACTGTGATGAATATAGAGACTTCTTTTATTCAAATTGTGCCTAGCACAGTGCAAGCTCCTCAACAAGAATATGAGACTTTATTGGTTGTAAAATTCCGGAACAAATTGAAATTCATCCACCAACTGATGTTCGTTCGAAGGGAAGGAGCAAAAGAATCAAGAGAGCAAAAGAATTGCCGAAGCCACGCAAGGGAAAGAATTCTAAGATTGTGA
- the LOC112888183 gene encoding protein FAR1-RELATED SEQUENCE 5-like — translation MRSFVPSHTSLNGSEPNRSSPVTVRPRNRTPEIGFRANCNCLFAMDAPTPVGGFLELLNAMGDPGGKEATLGSCSSSPTMAAVPQPSVRDPSPPSAGPSNISGPFCTPKKPPMVPSCSTFLPDCDDELKPKVGMSFDSLDAVEEFYKIYAHEAGFAVRIGAQTKVLGIIENKRFLCTRQGFSKKSAKSDVALAGNQKNSKKPKMRSETRCGCNAQIYVKLGPDKRYYIASMIEHHNHGLVSPDKIMFLRSNHTISERVKTTYSHATKRV, via the exons ATGAGAAGCTTCGTTCCTTCTCACACAAGCCTCAACGGAAGCGAACCAAATCGGTCATCTCCGGTCACCGTTCGTCCTCGAAATCGCACGCCGGAG ATAGGATTTAGGGCCAACTGCAACTGTTTGTTTGCCATGGACGCTCCTACGCCAGTTGGTGGTTTCTTGGAACTGCTCAACGCCATGGGAGACCCCGGCGGCAAGGAGGCCACATTGGGCAGTTGTAGCAGCAGCCCAACCATGGCTGCAGTGCCGCAACCCTCTGTTCGTGACCCATCCCCCCCATCAGCCGGTCCTTCTAATATCAGTGGTCCATTCTGTACACCAAAAAAACCTCCAATGGTTCCATCG TGTTCGACATTTCTACCTGATTGTGATGATGAGTTGAAGCCAAAAGTTGGAATGTCATTCGATTCTCTAGATGCAGTGGAAGAATTTTATAAGATATATGCTCATGAAGCTGGTTTTGCGGTTCGTATAGGAGCTCAAACTAAGGTGCTCGGCATCATTGAGAATAAGAGATTCTtgtgtacaagacaaggcttcTCAAAGAAAAGTGCTAAATCAGATGTTGCTCTAGCTGGAAATCAGAAGAACTCAAAGAAGCCAAAGATGCGATCCGAGACAAGATGTGGCTGTAATGCGCAAATCTATGTGAAGTTGGGTCCAGATAAAAGGTACTATATTGCTTCGATGATTGAGCACCATAATCATGGTTTAGTGTCACCTGATAAAATTATGTTTCTCCGATCAAACCACACAATCAGTGAAAGAGTTAAGACTACTTATTCACATGCCACAAAGCGAGTATAG
- the LOC112887190 gene encoding probable methyltransferase PMT23: MAVPSSDRARRPFLLSLSLFLFISAVLVLLFLFLDPSPGSLAFLPSRVSASAPSIPSPQQQSLTPVPTRGSSPHSQPAGPLATANAEASQPPAAEARGGSGSPGADDSSGAMGVEADGKADTSIAAAGAGGDDEELPVSVRWQTCSRMGRGVSSTDYIPCLDNVRAIKALRSRRHMEHRERHCPVAPRPRCLVPLPFGYRTPVPWPRSRDMIWYNNVPHPKLVEYKKDQNWVTRSGDYLVFPGGGTQFKDGVGRYIQFIEQIMPAVQWGTRTRTVLDVGCGVASFGGYLLDRNVITMSFAPKDEHEAQIQFALERGIPAFLAVIGTQKLPFPDNAFDVVHCARCRVHWYANGGKPLLELNRVLRPGGYFIWSATPVYRQEKRDQDDWNAMVTLTKSICWRTVVKSEVVNGIGVVIYQKPTSNSCYAERNANEPPLCSKTDGPRFPWYAPLDSCIFTTVVSSLDERNNWPVPWPERLNVRYASVPGDSYNKEAFEADTKYWKQVVSEVYFSDLPLNWSSIRNIMDMNAGLGGFAAALIDQPLWVMNVVPIDQPDTLPVIFNRGLIGAYHDWCESFNTYPRTYDLLHMSNLVGSLTTRCDIIEVAAEIDRILRPGRWFVLKDKIEMIKKMRPVLKSLHYETVVVKKQFLVARKSFWRPGKPASRSG, from the exons atggcCGTCCCGTCCTCCGACCGCGCGAGGCGGCCCTTCCTCCTCTCGCTCTCGCTCTTCCTCTTCATCTCCGCCgtcctcgtcctcctcttcctcttcctcgacCCCTCGCCCGGATCCCTGGCCTTCCTCCCCTCCCGCGTCTCCGCCTCAGCCCCCTCCATACCTTCGCCCCAACAGCAGAGCCTCACCCCAGTACCCACCCGCGGAAGCTCACCTCACTCGCAACCAGCCGGCCCGCTGGCCACCGCGAATGCGGAGGCATCGCAGCCACCCGCCGCGGAAGCCCGTGGTGGCAGCGGCTCGCCGGGAGCGGACGACAGCAGCGGCGCCATGGGAGTCGAGGCGGACGGGAAGGCGGACACAAGCATCGCCGCGGCGGGGGCAGGCGGGGACGACGAGGAGCTGCCGGTGAGCGTGAGGTGGCAGACGTGCAGCAGGATGGGGAGGGGCGTGTCGTCGACGGACTACATCCCGTGCCTGGACAACGTGCGGGCGATTAAGGCGCTGCGGTCGAGGCGGCACATGGAGCACCGGGAGCGCCACTGCCCCGTGGCGCCGCGGCCAAGGTGCCTGGTGCCGCTGCCGTTCGGGTACCGGACGCCCGTGCCGTGGCCGCGCAGCCGTGACATG ATTTGGTACAACAACGTCCCACACCCAAAGCTGGTGGAGTATAAGAAGGATCAGAACTGGGTTACAAGATCTGGTGATTATCTTGTTTTCCCTGGAGGTGGAACTCAATTCAAAGATGGTGTGGGAAGATACATTCAGTTTATTGAACAG ATTATGCCGGCAGTTCAGTGGGGAACGCGTACAAGAACGGTCTTGGATGTTGGATGTGGTGTTGCCAGCTTTGGTGGATACTTGCTTGACAGGAATGTCATTACAATGTCATTTGCCCCAAAAGATGAGCATGAAGCTCAGATACAGTTTGCATTAGAGCGTGGAATTCCAGCATTTCTGGCAGTAATTGGAACACAAAAGCTTCCTTTTCCTGATAATGCATTTGATGTTGTACACTGTGCAAGGTGCAGAGTCCATTGGTATGCAAATG GTGGAAAACCGTTGTTGGAGCTTAATAGAGTGCTAAGGCCTGGAGGATATTTCATTTGGTCTGCAACCCCTGTCTATCGTCAAGAAAAAAGAGACCAGGATGACTGGAATG CAATGGTTACTCTGACTAAATCAATCTGCTGGAGAACAGTGGTAAAATCTGAAGTTGTTAATGGAATTGGAGTTGTTATATATCAAAAGCCGACATCAAATTCTTGTTATGCTGAGAGGAATGCCAATGAACCCCCTCTATGTTCCAAGACAGATGGACCACGTTTTCCTTG GTATGCTCCTCTCGATAGTTGCATTTTCACAACTGTTGTTTCCAGTTTGGATGAAAGAAACAACTGGCCTGTTCCGTGGCCTGAAAGACTTAATGTCAGATATGCAAGTGTGCCTGGTGATTCTTATAACAAAGAGGCGTTTGAGGCTGATACAAAGTACTGGAAACAGGTCGTTTCAGAAGTATATTTCAGTGACCTCCCACTTAATTGGTCAAGTATTCGTAACATAATGGACATGAATGCTGGTTTAGGAGG GTTTGCAGCAGCACTCATTGATCAACCTTTATGGGTTATGAATGTCGTACCAATTGATCAGCCGGATACCTTGCCAGTTATTTTCAACAGAGGTTTGATTGGGGCATATCATGACTGGTGTGAATCTTTCAACACCTACCCTCGTACCTATGATCTTCTCCACATGAGTAATCTTGTTGGAAGTCTTACAACTAG GTGTGACATCATCGAAGTAGCAGCTGAAATTGACCGGATACTGAGACCTGGAAGATGGTTTGTGTTGAAAGACAAAATAGAAATGATAAAAAAGATGCGACCAGTCCTCAAGTCTCTGCACTATGAAACTGTCGTCGTAAAAAAGCAATTTCTTGTTGCTAGAAAGAGTTTCTGGCGTCCCGGCAAACCAGCTTCCAGATCAGGATGA
- the LOC112887192 gene encoding protein G1-like7 — MDPPGPAGPSSAAGGDAQQQHHVQPLAQAQPQPQQQAAPAPAPPQQLSRYESQKRRDWNTFLQYLRNHRPPLTLARCSGAHVIEFLKYLDQFGKTKVHAAGCAYFGQPSPPAPCPCPLRQAWGSLDALIGRLRAAYEESGHPPESNPFAARAVRIYLREVRDSQAKARGIPYEKKNRKRKQPAPPAPGEASASSAAAAAREAAAAAAASGGDGSSGSPAAAPAAPATGQAGGSGGGTTAAPASTSRV, encoded by the coding sequence ATGGATCCCCCGGGGCCAGCCGGGCCGTCCTCGGCGGCGGGGGGCGAcgcgcagcagcagcaccatgTGCAGCCGCTGGCACAggcgcagccgcagccgcagcagcaggccgcgccggcgccggcgccgccgcagcagctgAGCAGGTACGAGTCGCAGAAGCGGCGGGACTGGAACACGTTCCTGCAGTACCTGCGGAACCACCGCCCGCCGCTGACGCTGGCGCGGTGCAGCGGCGCGCACGTCATCGAGTTCCTCAAGTACCTGGACCAGTTCGGCAAGACCAAGGTGCACGCCGCCGGGTGCGCCTACTTCGGACAGCCCAGCCCGCCGGCGCCGTGCCCGTGCCCGCTGCGCCAGGCGTGGGGCTCCCTCGACGCGCTCATcggccgcctccgcgccgcctaCGAGGAGAGCGGCCACCCGCCGGAGTCCAACCCCTTCGCGGCCCGCGCCGTGCGGATCTACCTCCGCGAGGTCCGCGACTCGCAGGCCAAGGCGCGGGGCATACCCTACGAGAAGAAGAACCGCAAGCGCAAGcagcccgcgccgccggccccagGGGAGGCGTCGGCGTCATCGGCCGCCGCGGCAGCACGggaggctgctgctgctgccgccgcgaGCGGAGGAGACGGGTCCAGTGGcagcccggcggcggcgccagctGCACCGGCGACTGGCCAGGCGGGAGGGAGTGGTGGCGGTACTACTGCTGCACCGGCCAGCACATCCCGAGTATAG